A part of Gemmobacter sp. 24YEA27 genomic DNA contains:
- a CDS encoding aconitase X yields the protein MGSRFILEGTAKGRVLASDEPLSFWGGVDPATSKVIDAHHPLHGETLAGRVLVMPGTRGSCTGSGVLLDMALNGLAPAALVFREPEDVVTLGAMIAAEMFGVALPVLRLERAAFDTVSRLEEVAVIPGAIEAPGMTLPVASAAGSALALTAADLAMLSGAEGEAVSQAMRILVAMAANQGASRLIDVTQGHIDGCIYASPANLTFAAKMADMGALVRVPTTMNAISVDRENWRAQGVPDLFGAPAQRLADAYVAMGCRPSFTCAPYLLESAPAEGEAIGWSESNAVIFANSVLGARTAKHPDFLDLFIAMTGRAPLAGVCLDENRAAQRIIDVAAIPDTDDLFWPLLGWLAGRASPDRIPLLRGVGAASREQLQALCAAFGTTSAAPMLHVEGVTPEAHLIAPDADNVRITRSDFARAWDELNQGGEAIDLVAIGSPHASREECRAFAKALNGGRVQVPTIITAGRQIIADLAGEGTLATLEAASVQVLPDLCWCSISEPVFPPATRTLMTNSGKYAHYGPGLSGRQIRFDSLETCARAALTGHAAKTLPPWLS from the coding sequence ATGGGCTCGCGGTTCATTCTTGAGGGCACGGCGAAGGGTCGCGTTCTGGCATCCGATGAACCGCTGAGCTTCTGGGGCGGTGTCGATCCCGCGACGTCAAAGGTGATTGACGCGCATCACCCGCTGCATGGCGAGACGCTTGCCGGGCGGGTGCTGGTGATGCCCGGGACGCGGGGCTCCTGTACCGGGTCAGGGGTGCTGCTGGACATGGCGCTGAACGGACTTGCGCCTGCGGCGCTGGTGTTTCGCGAGCCGGAAGATGTTGTGACGCTGGGCGCGATGATTGCCGCCGAGATGTTCGGCGTGGCGCTGCCTGTCCTGCGGCTGGAGCGCGCGGCATTCGACACCGTCTCGCGTCTGGAGGAGGTGGCCGTCATTCCAGGGGCCATCGAGGCCCCGGGAATGACCCTGCCGGTCGCCTCTGCCGCGGGATCGGCGCTGGCCCTGACGGCGGCAGATCTGGCGATGCTGTCGGGCGCGGAAGGCGAGGCCGTGTCGCAGGCGATGCGCATCCTTGTTGCAATGGCGGCAAACCAGGGGGCGAGCCGGCTGATTGATGTGACCCAGGGCCATATCGACGGCTGCATCTATGCGAGCCCCGCCAATCTGACCTTCGCGGCAAAGATGGCGGATATGGGGGCACTGGTGCGGGTGCCTACGACGATGAACGCGATTTCGGTCGACCGCGAGAACTGGCGTGCCCAGGGGGTGCCGGATCTGTTCGGCGCCCCGGCGCAGCGGCTTGCCGATGCCTATGTGGCGATGGGCTGCCGGCCGAGTTTCACCTGCGCACCCTATCTGCTGGAGAGCGCTCCGGCCGAAGGCGAAGCCATTGGCTGGTCGGAAAGCAATGCGGTGATCTTTGCCAATTCCGTGCTGGGCGCGCGGACGGCGAAACACCCGGATTTCCTGGACCTTTTCATCGCGATGACCGGGCGTGCGCCACTGGCCGGCGTCTGTCTGGACGAGAACCGGGCGGCGCAGCGCATCATTGACGTGGCGGCGATTCCTGACACGGATGATCTCTTCTGGCCTTTGCTGGGCTGGCTTGCGGGCCGCGCCTCGCCGGACCGGATCCCCTTGCTCAGAGGTGTGGGCGCGGCATCCCGCGAGCAGTTACAGGCACTGTGCGCGGCCTTTGGCACCACCTCGGCTGCACCGATGCTGCATGTCGAAGGGGTCACGCCCGAGGCGCATCTTATCGCACCCGATGCCGACAATGTCCGGATCACACGCAGCGATTTCGCCCGCGCCTGGGATGAGCTGAACCAGGGCGGCGAAGCGATCGACCTTGTCGCCATCGGCAGCCCTCATGCCTCGCGCGAAGAATGCCGTGCTTTCGCGAAAGCGCTGAACGGTGGGCGGGTGCAGGTTCCGACCATCATCACCGCCGGGCGCCAGATCATTGCCGATCTGGCGGGCGAGGGCACGCTCGCAACCCTCGAAGCCGCCAGTGTGCAGGTGTTGCCTGACCTCTGCTGGTGCTCGATCTCCGAGCCGGTCTTCCCGCCCGCGACCCGCACGCTGATGACCAATTCCGGCAAATATGCCCATTACGGGCCGGGGCTTTCGGGCCGGCAGATCCGCTTTGACAGTCTTGAGACCTGCGCCCGCGCTGCCCTCACCGGCCATGCTGCCAAAACCCTTCCCCCCTGGCTTTCCTGA
- a CDS encoding proline racemase family protein: protein MRSIKTIHVISAHAEGEVGDVIVGGVRPPPGDTIWAQSRWIAEDQTLRNFVLNEPRGGVFRHVNLLVPPKDPRADAAFIIMEPEDTPPMSGSNSICVSTVLLDGGIIPMVEPETRMVLEAPGGLVHVRAECRNGKAERIFVENLPSFAERLDAKLEVEGIGTLTVDTAWGGDSFVFVDAKALGFSLTPDEAHDIAKLGVKISDAGTEQLGFRHPTNPDWRHYSFCLFAGEVTREGNDLRAGAAVAIRPGKVDRSPTGTALSARMAVLHARGQMSEADRLTTVSLIGSEFQGRILGTTDLAGTAAIRPEISGRGWVTGIHQHMLDPSDPWPGGYRLSDTWGAR from the coding sequence ATGCGCTCGATCAAGACCATCCATGTGATTTCCGCCCATGCCGAGGGCGAGGTGGGCGATGTCATCGTGGGTGGGGTCCGCCCGCCGCCGGGTGACACGATCTGGGCCCAGTCGCGCTGGATCGCCGAAGATCAGACGCTCAGGAATTTCGTACTGAACGAGCCGCGCGGCGGCGTCTTCCGCCATGTGAACCTGCTCGTGCCGCCAAAAGACCCGCGCGCCGATGCCGCCTTTATCATCATGGAGCCCGAGGATACGCCACCGATGTCCGGCTCCAATTCGATCTGTGTCTCGACGGTCTTGCTTGATGGCGGCATCATCCCGATGGTCGAGCCGGAAACGCGCATGGTGCTGGAGGCGCCGGGCGGTCTGGTCCATGTCCGCGCCGAATGCCGCAATGGCAAGGCGGAACGGATCTTTGTCGAAAACCTGCCCTCTTTCGCCGAACGGCTGGATGCAAAGCTTGAAGTCGAGGGCATTGGCACATTGACGGTCGATACCGCCTGGGGCGGCGACAGTTTCGTCTTTGTCGATGCCAAAGCGCTCGGCTTCAGCCTGACCCCCGACGAGGCGCATGATATTGCAAAGCTCGGGGTGAAAATCTCGGATGCCGGGACGGAACAGCTCGGTTTCCGTCACCCGACAAACCCGGACTGGAGGCATTACTCCTTCTGCCTTTTCGCGGGCGAGGTCACGCGCGAGGGCAATGACCTGCGCGCCGGTGCCGCCGTGGCGATCCGGCCCGGCAAGGTTGACCGCTCGCCCACCGGGACCGCGCTTTCCGCGCGGATGGCGGTGCTGCATGCGCGTGGCCAGATGTCTGAGGCCGACCGTCTGACCACCGTCTCGCTGATCGGGTCGGAGTTTCAGGGCCGCATCCTCGGCACCACCGATCTGGCGGGCACGGCGGCGATCCGGCCGGAAATCTCGGGGCGTGGCTGGGTCACCGGCATCCATCAGCATATGCTCGACCCATCTGACCCCTGGCCCGGCGGGTATCGGCTGTCGGACACCTGGGGCGCGCGCTGA
- a CDS encoding ABC transporter substrate-binding protein: MPALAETGYPLKLQNCGLELSFDKAPESAVTVGQATSEILYTLGLGDKVAGTSVWFTEVLPEFRELNDGIERLADNDPSFESVVAKRPGIVTVQYEWHVGPQGIVATREQFADLGIPAYVLPSDCIGKDNTAGSDGTRLEPYTMAGIYLGIEELATIFNITDKGTEVVADLKAREAAAVAAAKALDLKEASAVFWFSSAEMDIDPYVAGNGGAPAWMMASLGLKNVVESPEEWPVVSWETIARANPDVIVIARMDRRRFEADDHEKKLEFLKSDPVVSQMEAVKNGRIVIIDAHAMDPSIRNIAALEELAAALPAFDLK; this comes from the coding sequence ATGCCTGCTTTGGCCGAGACCGGCTATCCGCTCAAGCTGCAGAATTGCGGGCTTGAGCTGAGCTTTGACAAGGCGCCGGAAAGCGCTGTGACGGTCGGCCAGGCGACGAGCGAGATCCTTTACACGCTGGGGCTTGGCGACAAGGTCGCGGGCACTTCGGTCTGGTTCACCGAAGTCCTGCCGGAGTTCAGAGAGCTGAACGACGGCATCGAACGGCTGGCCGATAATGACCCTTCATTCGAAAGCGTCGTCGCCAAACGCCCGGGGATCGTGACCGTGCAATATGAATGGCATGTCGGCCCGCAAGGCATCGTCGCAACGCGCGAGCAATTCGCCGATCTCGGCATTCCGGCCTATGTCCTGCCGTCCGACTGCATCGGGAAGGACAATACCGCAGGCTCGGACGGCACCCGGCTGGAACCCTATACGATGGCGGGGATCTATCTCGGCATCGAAGAGCTGGCGACGATTTTCAACATCACCGACAAGGGCACAGAGGTGGTCGCTGACCTGAAAGCGCGCGAGGCGGCGGCGGTCGCGGCGGCGAAGGCGCTTGATCTGAAAGAGGCCTCGGCGGTGTTCTGGTTCTCGTCGGCCGAGATGGATATCGACCCCTATGTTGCCGGAAACGGCGGTGCTCCGGCCTGGATGATGGCGTCTCTGGGGCTGAAGAATGTGGTCGAAAGCCCCGAGGAATGGCCGGTCGTGTCCTGGGAAACCATCGCGCGGGCCAATCCCGATGTGATCGTGATCGCCCGCATGGATCGCCGCCGGTTCGAGGCGGATGATCATGAAAAGAAACTGGAATTCCTGAAGTCCGATCCGGTGGTAAGCCAGATGGAGGCGGTGAAGAATGGTCGCATCGTGATCATCGACGCCCATGCAATGGACCCGTCGATCCGCAATATCGCGGCGCTGGAAGAGCTGGCGGCGGCGCTGCCGGCCTTTGATCTGAAATGA
- a CDS encoding iron ABC transporter permease: MKRPVTPVALAAHVALRAMAGVAILAIAVLTGVILGETPLPWSTVWAALANNLWNAGLLVDPIDQGIIWAYRVPRTLVAAGCGAGLALAGVVLQALVRNALADPYLLGVSAGASTGAVAVTIMGVGAGAIGISGGAFLGAALAFGLVAALARAAGGGPAQMVLAGIAGSQLFNALTSFFIAKSANAEQARGIMFWLLGNLSGVRWPDVTLAVPVAVAGFLACLWHARALDAFSFGSDAASSLGIAVRRVQIVLIGAVTLMTATMVSLVGSIGFVGLVIPHAARFLVGPRHGRLIPAAALTGAVFLIAADVVSRMLIPGQVVPIGVVTALVGAPGFALILIRGRVSG, from the coding sequence ATGAAACGCCCGGTCACCCCTGTTGCGCTAGCCGCCCATGTCGCTTTGCGCGCCATGGCGGGGGTGGCTATCCTGGCGATCGCCGTTCTGACGGGGGTGATCCTTGGCGAGACGCCGCTGCCCTGGTCGACAGTCTGGGCGGCCCTGGCGAATAATCTCTGGAATGCCGGGCTGCTGGTTGACCCGATCGATCAGGGCATCATCTGGGCCTATCGGGTGCCACGCACCCTGGTCGCTGCCGGATGCGGCGCGGGGCTGGCGCTGGCAGGTGTAGTGTTGCAGGCGCTGGTCAGAAACGCGCTGGCCGATCCTTATCTGCTGGGCGTCTCGGCGGGGGCATCCACCGGGGCGGTGGCGGTGACGATCATGGGCGTCGGCGCCGGGGCCATCGGGATCTCGGGCGGGGCCTTTCTGGGGGCGGCTTTAGCCTTTGGGCTTGTTGCGGCCCTGGCCCGCGCGGCGGGCGGCGGCCCTGCACAGATGGTGCTTGCGGGCATTGCCGGATCGCAGCTTTTCAACGCGCTGACCTCTTTCTTCATCGCGAAATCGGCCAATGCCGAACAGGCGCGCGGCATTATGTTCTGGCTTTTGGGCAATCTTTCGGGCGTGCGCTGGCCCGATGTGACACTGGCGGTGCCGGTCGCGGTCGCAGGGTTTCTTGCCTGTCTCTGGCATGCGCGCGCGCTGGATGCGTTTTCCTTTGGCTCGGACGCCGCCTCATCGCTGGGGATCGCGGTGCGCCGCGTGCAGATCGTGCTGATCGGCGCGGTGACCCTGATGACCGCGACGATGGTAAGCCTTGTCGGCTCCATCGGCTTTGTCGGTCTGGTGATCCCGCATGCGGCGCGGTTCCTTGTCGGCCCGCGCCACGGCCGGCTGATCCCGGCGGCGGCCCTGACCGGGGCCGTGTTCCTGATCGCGGCCGATGTGGTCTCGCGCATGCTGATCCCGGGCCAGGTGGTGCCGATCGGGGTGGTCACCGCGCTGGTGGGCGCGCCCGGCTTCGCGCTGATCCTGATCCGGGGGAGGGTGAGCGGATGA
- a CDS encoding ABC transporter ATP-binding protein, which yields MKIAAHDLGWAARGRPIVEGITLEVASGETLGLIGPNGSGKSTLLKLFAGIAARARGTVSLDGTALSRMNRRDIARRIAFVEQQAQTTEALRVQDAVELGRTPWLSPLAPFGAQDAAICAEALARVGMADMATRSWTTLSGGERQRVHIARALAQRPQVMLLDEPTNHLDIHHQLSLLRLVSDLPVTVVIALHDLNQALGCDRLAVLEGGRLAALGPPREVLSADRLARIFRVGARTLTDPTDGVTQFRFHCLEDQP from the coding sequence ATGAAGATCGCGGCGCATGATCTTGGCTGGGCCGCGCGCGGGCGCCCGATTGTCGAAGGGATCACCCTGGAGGTTGCCAGTGGCGAGACGCTCGGGCTGATCGGGCCGAACGGGTCCGGGAAATCGACGCTGCTGAAGCTCTTTGCCGGGATCGCGGCGCGGGCGCGCGGCACGGTCAGCCTGGACGGCACGGCCCTGTCGCGTATGAACCGGCGCGATATTGCGCGGCGCATCGCCTTTGTTGAACAGCAGGCCCAGACGACAGAGGCGCTGCGCGTGCAGGACGCGGTAGAGCTGGGCCGCACGCCCTGGCTCTCGCCGCTGGCGCCTTTTGGTGCGCAGGATGCCGCGATCTGCGCCGAGGCGCTGGCGCGTGTCGGGATGGCAGACATGGCCACGCGGTCTTGGACCACCCTTTCGGGCGGCGAGCGTCAGCGCGTCCATATCGCCCGGGCGCTGGCGCAGCGCCCGCAGGTCATGCTGCTGGACGAGCCGACCAACCATCTTGATATCCATCATCAGCTGTCCCTGTTGCGGCTGGTCTCGGATCTGCCGGTGACGGTGGTGATCGCGCTGCATGATCTGAACCAGGCGCTCGGCTGCGACCGGCTGGCGGTGTTGGAGGGGGGCAGACTTGCCGCCCTTGGCCCGCCGCGCGAGGTGCTCAGCGCCGACCGCCTTGCCCGCATTTTCCGCGTCGGGGCCAGGACGCTGACCGACCCGACCGATGGTGTCACGCAATTCCGTTTCCACTGCCTTGAGGATCAGCCATGA
- a CDS encoding pseudoazurin, translated as MKSALAALFLMIATPALAETHEVEMYNRSENGPMIYEPSYLKIAPGDSVRFIPTQPSHNAATIDDMIPEGATPFRSKINEDFTVTFDVPGAYGIKCSPHVAMGMVMLIHVGDVAETVLPETLPARARERFETILSGIEK; from the coding sequence ATGAAATCCGCTCTTGCCGCCCTTTTTCTGATGATCGCGACGCCCGCGCTGGCCGAAACGCATGAGGTGGAGATGTATAACCGGTCGGAAAACGGCCCGATGATCTATGAGCCATCCTATCTGAAGATCGCCCCGGGCGATTCCGTGCGCTTTATCCCGACCCAGCCGAGCCATAATGCCGCGACCATTGATGATATGATCCCCGAAGGCGCCACGCCGTTCAGATCGAAGATCAATGAGGATTTCACTGTCACCTTCGATGTGCCGGGCGCTTACGGGATCAAATGTTCGCCGCATGTGGCGATGGGGATGGTGATGCTGATCCATGTCGGCGATGTGGCGGAAACCGTATTGCCCGAGACCCTGCCGGCACGTGCACGTGAGCGGTTCGAGACGATCCTGTCCGGAATTGAGAAGTGA
- a CDS encoding class I SAM-dependent methyltransferase, with amino-acid sequence MINHDLAEEIRDYWSRRSETFDQAFGHAIAPGAEAAAWAQPMRDHLPPAPARVMELACGTGEVTRLIHDLGHEVTALDFSEAMLAVARAKHAGKPRLRFVLADAQVTMEPDASQDAILCRHLVWTLTRPEEGFADWFRVLKPGGRLLVYDGDWAQPARSGRWPARVLALWERFSPDPFYDGAMGARHAAIMAGLPFGTGLRFEMLVPLLEKVGFTAITRHSHEPIARAQRRVNGLRNRLRTRVYDRFILTAQKPG; translated from the coding sequence GTGATCAATCACGATCTCGCTGAAGAGATCCGTGACTACTGGTCGCGCCGCTCGGAAACCTTTGACCAGGCATTCGGCCATGCGATAGCGCCAGGGGCCGAGGCCGCCGCCTGGGCGCAGCCGATGCGCGATCACCTGCCGCCCGCGCCGGCGCGGGTTATGGAACTGGCCTGCGGCACCGGCGAGGTGACGCGGCTGATCCATGATCTGGGCCATGAGGTCACGGCGCTGGATTTTTCCGAGGCGATGCTGGCGGTTGCGCGCGCGAAACATGCGGGCAAGCCGCGGCTGCGCTTTGTGCTGGCCGATGCGCAGGTCACGATGGAGCCCGATGCCAGTCAGGACGCGATCCTGTGCCGGCACCTGGTCTGGACGCTGACCCGCCCGGAAGAGGGCTTTGCCGACTGGTTTCGGGTGCTGAAACCCGGCGGGAGGCTTCTGGTCTATGATGGTGACTGGGCGCAGCCCGCGCGTTCGGGCCGCTGGCCGGCGCGGGTGCTGGCGCTGTGGGAACGATTCTCGCCCGACCCATTTTATGACGGTGCGATGGGCGCGCGCCACGCCGCGATCATGGCGGGGCTGCCTTTCGGCACCGGTCTGCGCTTTGAAATGCTGGTGCCGTTGCTGGAAAAGGTGGGGTTCACCGCCATCACGCGCCACTCGCATGAGCCGATTGCCCGGGCGCAGCGGCGGGTCAACGGGCTGCGCAACCGGCTCAGAACCCGGGTTTATGACCGCTTTATCCTGACGGCGCAAAAGCCCGGCTGA
- the nanR gene encoding transcriptional regulator NanR yields MKPEPRSSDLSLAPVARRKLSDSVVEQLRAMIASGQLRPGDALPSEREMMARMGVGRPAVREALQQLHTQGLITISHGERSRVNPLNPDLALHQINDIASLLIAAEPGNLGHLRDARKLFETGLARMTATKATPADVARLRGLVGLQRAALGDTAAFMRADIDFHTALAAILGNPVITALSHAMLGWLFKHHNTLLHWSGHETVTLAEHEAITDALAAQDPDLAAERMQKHLDRSERLYPQG; encoded by the coding sequence ATGAAGCCAGAACCGCGATCTTCCGATCTTTCTCTTGCGCCGGTCGCACGGCGCAAGCTGTCGGACTCGGTGGTCGAGCAACTGCGCGCCATGATCGCCTCGGGTCAGTTGCGTCCTGGCGACGCCCTGCCCTCCGAGCGCGAGATGATGGCGCGGATGGGTGTCGGCCGCCCCGCCGTGCGGGAGGCTCTGCAGCAGCTGCACACCCAGGGGCTGATCACGATTTCTCATGGCGAACGCAGCCGCGTCAATCCGCTGAACCCGGATCTGGCACTGCATCAGATCAATGATATCGCGAGCCTTCTGATCGCGGCAGAGCCGGGCAATCTCGGGCATCTGCGCGATGCGCGAAAGCTGTTCGAGACCGGGCTGGCCCGGATGACCGCCACAAAGGCGACGCCCGCAGATGTGGCACGCCTGCGCGGGCTGGTCGGCCTGCAGCGTGCGGCGCTTGGCGATACGGCGGCTTTCATGCGCGCCGATATCGATTTTCACACGGCTCTGGCCGCGATCCTTGGCAATCCGGTGATCACGGCGCTGTCACATGCGATGCTGGGCTGGCTCTTCAAACATCACAACACGCTTCTGCACTGGTCCGGGCATGAGACGGTGACGCTTGCGGAACATGAGGCGATCACCGATGCACTCGCGGCCCAGGACCCCGATCTCGCGGCGGAGCGGATGCAAAAGCATCTCGACCGGTCGGAACGGCTTTACCCCCAGGGCTGA
- a CDS encoding sugar phosphate nucleotidyltransferase, producing MRAGRGFSGAGNGSCATSPLFVTESDFRSVLTGQLPATPDHAATVFGCLELACALQAGVAVRLVHFVEQPDAARATTMFEAGNFRWNAGIFLFRTAGLSPSMTTGRR from the coding sequence TTGAGGGCGGGGCGGGGTTTTTCGGGTGCGGGGAACGGGTCTTGCGCCACGTCGCCGCTGTTCGTCACCGAGAGCGATTTCCGGTCTGTTCTCACCGGGCAGCTGCCCGCGACCCCTGACCATGCCGCAACCGTCTTTGGCTGTCTGGAACTGGCCTGCGCATTACAGGCGGGCGTGGCGGTAAGGCTCGTTCATTTCGTCGAACAGCCGGATGCCGCACGCGCGACGACCATGTTTGAGGCGGGAAACTTCCGGTGGAATGCCGGGATCTTCCTGTTCCGCACTGCCGGCCTTTCACCGTCCATGACGACGGGACGCCGCTGA
- a CDS encoding DUF983 domain-containing protein, which translates to MTDTSHSAAELPERPLKQAIRRGLMCRCPACGEGAIFSSYLKVVRQCPACGEELWHQRADDGPAYITMLIICHIAGFMIHGLFSYTDLTPGIVGLIVSLTVIPLALVMLPSTKGFMVAMQWSRRMHGFGESSAPQH; encoded by the coding sequence ATGACCGATACGTCGCATTCCGCCGCAGAGCTTCCTGAACGCCCGCTGAAACAGGCGATCCGCCGTGGCCTGATGTGCCGCTGCCCGGCCTGCGGTGAGGGCGCGATTTTCTCGTCATATCTCAAGGTGGTACGGCAATGCCCGGCCTGTGGCGAAGAACTCTGGCATCAAAGGGCCGATGACGGCCCGGCCTATATCACCATGCTGATCATCTGCCATATCGCCGGGTTCATGATCCACGGTCTCTTCAGCTATACCGACCTGACGCCGGGCATCGTCGGCCTGATCGTTTCGCTGACCGTGATCCCCCTGGCTCTGGTGATGCTGCCTTCGACCAAGGGCTTTATGGTCGCCATGCAATGGTCGCGGCGTATGCATGGCTTTGGCGAAAGCAGCGCACCGCAACACTGA
- a CDS encoding ABC transporter substrate-binding protein: MLKSPRPGGANRRNILTATLGATVSALTAGLWPRAVGAAEDRVRVGFLGPLSGPVAAWGQPGLDGSRLWAEWINAAGGIRIGGRQLPVEIMAFDDEYDPARARVGAQKLIRRDGVSFLMMLGGDTWPGAAPLVQETGMLASTLLPSDLSPETTTLIAPAEVHPIYNVTGVDWLARNRPELRSAAICAQDDVFGLPSIATYLAAFAAAGIRMTDEPFFFDPATSDFEPLVRRMLSGGPEIVCLDTCYPDYILPICEQLYRQGFRGQILSCTLDFHDRIIAHTSPDFLEGAIFQFPDFDDPALAAPEVNFREPARFHAEYEARFPGQWSSVSWQYAAILDLWKASAEAADSTAPDAVLAAMKSGRGLRHVFGPARWWGDDLFGISNALVGHWPVVEISGGKAHIREFTSVTDWYDRHGALLHREMERYGQLWSQRV; encoded by the coding sequence ATGCTGAAAAGCCCCCGCCCTGGCGGCGCAAACCGCCGCAACATCCTCACCGCCACCCTGGGCGCTACGGTCAGCGCACTGACGGCCGGGCTCTGGCCGCGCGCCGTCGGGGCCGCTGAAGACCGGGTAAGGGTCGGCTTTCTCGGCCCGCTGAGCGGCCCGGTCGCCGCCTGGGGGCAGCCGGGTCTGGATGGAAGCCGGCTCTGGGCGGAATGGATCAACGCGGCGGGCGGGATCCGCATTGGCGGGCGCCAGCTGCCGGTCGAAATCATGGCGTTCGACGATGAATATGACCCGGCCCGTGCGAGGGTCGGCGCGCAAAAGCTGATCCGGCGTGATGGCGTCAGCTTTCTCATGATGCTGGGAGGCGACACCTGGCCCGGTGCGGCGCCCCTGGTGCAGGAGACGGGGATGCTCGCCTCGACCCTGCTGCCCTCCGATCTCAGCCCCGAGACCACAACACTCATCGCCCCGGCCGAGGTCCACCCGATCTATAATGTCACCGGCGTCGACTGGCTGGCGCGGAACCGCCCCGAACTCCGCTCCGCCGCGATCTGCGCCCAGGATGATGTGTTCGGCCTGCCCTCGATCGCAACATACCTTGCCGCCTTTGCCGCAGCCGGGATCCGCATGACCGATGAGCCGTTCTTTTTCGACCCCGCCACCAGCGATTTTGAGCCGCTGGTGCGGCGGATGCTGTCGGGCGGGCCAGAGATCGTCTGCCTCGACACCTGTTATCCCGATTACATTCTGCCGATCTGCGAACAGCTTTACCGCCAGGGGTTTCGCGGCCAGATCCTCTCCTGCACGCTGGATTTCCACGACCGCATCATTGCCCATACGTCGCCGGACTTCCTCGAAGGCGCGATCTTCCAGTTCCCCGATTTCGACGACCCTGCCCTTGCAGCCCCCGAGGTGAACTTTCGCGAACCGGCGCGGTTTCATGCCGAATATGAGGCGCGCTTTCCGGGCCAGTGGAGTTCGGTCTCATGGCAATATGCCGCTATCCTGGATCTGTGGAAGGCGTCGGCCGAGGCCGCCGACAGCACCGCGCCGGATGCTGTGCTGGCAGCGATGAAATCGGGGCGGGGATTGCGTCACGTCTTCGGCCCCGCGCGCTGGTGGGGCGATGACCTGTTCGGCATTTCCAATGCCCTGGTCGGACACTGGCCGGTGGTCGAAATATCCGGCGGCAAGGCGCATATACGTGAATTCACCTCGGTGACCGACTGGTATGACCGCCACGGTGCCCTTTTACATCGGGAGATGGAGCGCTATGGCCAGCTCTGGAGCCAGCGTGTCTGA
- the torT gene encoding TMAO reductase system periplasmic protein TorT, protein MTRPTAALIAVTGVIFALSGLFGALRAEPAGAPWSLLVHDRPMDDASPTHPLSYQPLDHAAQPWQLCILYPHLKDSYWLSVNHGMVEEARRLGVGFTLYEAGGYPNLARQIEQAEACVATGADALIIGTVSYDGMTPALTRIARTMPVIAAVNDIAPEGISAKASVPWREMGAAAGLALAGRHPKGSAPVSVAWFPGPEGAGWVRFVDEGFRAALAGSSARITTVRHGDTGREEQVLLIEDVLETTPWPDYLVGSGPMAEAAVSILRARGRDDIGIVSDYMTHAVHRGILRGKILAAPSDFPVLQGRLAVEMAVRAIEGKLEVRHAGPAIVTVTPETIRSYDADATLAPADFAPVFSSEPD, encoded by the coding sequence ATGACCCGTCCGACCGCCGCCCTCATTGCCGTGACAGGCGTGATTTTTGCCCTTAGCGGGTTGTTCGGCGCGCTGCGCGCCGAGCCTGCCGGGGCACCCTGGTCCCTGCTGGTCCATGACCGCCCGATGGATGACGCGAGCCCGACCCATCCGCTCAGCTATCAGCCGCTGGATCACGCCGCTCAGCCCTGGCAGCTTTGCATCCTCTACCCGCATCTCAAGGATTCCTACTGGCTCAGCGTCAATCACGGCATGGTAGAAGAGGCACGGCGCCTCGGTGTCGGCTTCACGCTCTATGAGGCCGGCGGCTATCCCAATCTCGCGCGCCAGATCGAACAGGCCGAGGCCTGCGTGGCCACCGGGGCCGATGCGCTGATCATCGGCACAGTGTCTTATGACGGGATGACGCCGGCGCTGACCCGGATCGCCCGGACCATGCCGGTGATCGCCGCGGTGAATGACATCGCCCCCGAAGGCATCAGCGCCAAGGCCTCCGTGCCCTGGCGCGAGATGGGCGCCGCCGCCGGTCTCGCGCTGGCAGGGCGGCACCCGAAAGGCAGTGCCCCGGTCTCGGTCGCCTGGTTTCCCGGGCCGGAAGGCGCGGGCTGGGTACGTTTCGTCGATGAGGGGTTCCGCGCCGCGCTTGCGGGCAGCTCCGCGCGGATTACGACGGTGCGGCATGGTGATACCGGGCGCGAAGAACAGGTGCTTCTGATCGAGGATGTGCTGGAGACCACGCCCTGGCCCGATTACCTCGTCGGCTCCGGCCCGATGGCCGAAGCGGCGGTGTCGATCCTGCGCGCGCGCGGGCGCGACGATATCGGCATCGTCTCGGATTACATGACCCATGCCGTGCATCGCGGCATTCTGCGCGGCAAGATCCTGGCGGCCCCCTCGGATTTCCCGGTTTTGCAGGGGCGGCTGGCGGTGGAAATGGCGGTCCGCGCGATTGAGGGCAAGCTTGAGGTCCGCCATGCCGGCCCGGCCATCGTCACCGTGACGCCTGAGACAATCCGCAGCTATGATGCTGATGCGACCCTCGCCCCTGCCGATTTCGCGCCGGTGTTTTCGTCAGAGCCAGACTAG